The Fibrobacter sp. UWB16 genomic interval GCAAATTTAGCTTCTCCATAGCAAGTATTACCTTCACAAGAAGTCAATGTATCTTCAGCAATATTGAAGGCTACAGCAGATGCGGCATAATCCGCTTTTTCCAAAGTAAACTCCATCGTTCCACAAAAGCCTTTACATTCAACGATAATCGGCTCATACATATAGGGTTCATACTCCATTTCCCTATACGCAGGGAATTCTATTCTTGTATACGCCCCCTCGGGAGAAACATCGAAATCATACAACATTCCAGCGTATTCATCTAAATCATTATAGCCCGTATTTACAATGCCAGACCTATTCAAGCCCTTCCACAGGCAAGTCAAGGAATCGTCGTTTGTAGTAACCAGGCCTAAATCCGGTTCATTCGTACCGTCATCGCGATTCCACTGCGGAAGATTTTCATCGTAAGTACTGATACCAAAGATATTGAATTCTCCCGAGCCATCGGAATTACTCATAAATACAAAGTTGATTGCCTTGACTTCTTTAGCAGCCTCTTCGCCTGAATAGATCTTGCTCAATTTTGCCTTATTGTATTCCGCCCAGCTAGACACCTTAAAGTCGCTCCATTTGGCACAACGCGTAATGGCTTCATCAGAACCAAGCATATTCATAAGCGTTGGAGTATTCGTTAAAGTTTTCGGAAGCGTAATGCCCGGATAAGCTATACCCGGATACACATAATCAATCGTATCTAAACCACCAACATTCACATTGAGATAGACACTCACCGGGTATTCAGAGGCATACGTCACACAGATACCGCCCCACGCAGAGATATCCACCGTCGAATTTTCTTCGGCAAGCGTAAAACCAAGAGCCACCCAAGGCTTTGATCCCAAGCTTTGTAACTCAGCGCTTCCGCATACGCCTTCACAATAGTCAATAACAGGATCAAAAACATCTTCAGAATAATCATTGCCCATCGGGACTGGCCAAGTTATACGAGAATAATCATCGCTAAAGCTGAACCAATATCCCGTATTTTCATTACCGGTATTGATTTTGTAGTCCGTTTTGCCATTCCACACGTCAAACTTAGGAACAGCCACTACACTGCTAGAGGACTGGACTGCAGAAGAACTTTCGACAGCAGAGGAGCCTCCCACAACAGACGAACTGCTTTCAACAGCAGAAGAACCGTTCACGACAGACGAACTGCTTTCACCATGAGCAATCGGATTACCATCTTCCGTGACACCCGCCGTATTATCGTCCGAGCACGCCACAAAGCCGAACGCAAACGCACATGCAGAAACGCATGCCGATATGTTAAGAAAATTCTTAAGCATGATTTTTTCCCTCCTCCCACGTCAGCGGGAACAACTGTAAATTCAATCTGTAGACACGACCGACGCCACGGCCCTTCAACGCAATTTGAGCGATGCGCTTGCGGCAAGCATCAATTTCTTGCACAATTTGCTCGTAATCTTCGTCCGAAATTCCCATGGTAAGCCCAGAATAATTGCGTTCCGTCGATGAAAATTTTTCTAGCGCTTCATCTGCAAAATGGATCATCTCATGATGCAAAGAACGCATCGCCACCGACATAATTTCAGGAGACCCCGTCAGATGCCTATCGACCTGTTCGTAGGCATCGCCATTTTTCTTTAGGAGTCCCGCATCTACCATAAAATCGAGCGACTCGCGGACCTGCCCAGCAGAGGCTTCCAAACAACAACGCCTTGCAATTTCACCCGGAGTCGCCCCTGGCATCACCGGCGCAAGCTCCCTTACCACCGGATGGATCCAAGTTTCAAAATACCTGTAAGCATCGCCATCGACAACCTTCACGGCATTGTCTTTTGCTATCTTCAGCATGGACTCAAAAATGGCCTTGCGTTCATCATCCGTTTTGGCATGGCAGCATTCTACCATGAGCTTAAAATAGTCCAGCTCATAACCTACCAAACGCATTGCGGCACCGACCTTTTCGGCCCCAACAGACGAAAGGCGCGTTTTCTTTTCACAAACAAGTTTCAAGTACGTCGGCGATGTAAATCCTGCAGAACGGGCAAATTCACGCCACGAAAACGATGATACACGTTTCCGCTCATCGTAATAGTCCTGCATGTAGCAGCGATAATCCTGATACTCCGTAATCGGCTTCATAATAACAAATATACACTATCCTTTTCAAAAAGTCAATATTTCATGATACTATTTATCTAAATTTTATCAATTTAAAGCATTTTTATAAAAAATTCTAAAAATACATTTTATATTCATGATACGGAAGCGTAAAAAAGTGACCCACTCGGACGAGCGGGCTCAAGAAAAATCAATTCCAGGCGATAATTAGAATGAAGACAATTTCGAGGTGTTTACGGTACAGGAGCCATCAACCAAGTATTTGCCAACAGCGATAATATTGATTTTTATCTGGTTGTACAAATTCTCGTCCGAGCTCACTTCGAACTTGACGTCTGTGGCGTTCTTTTCCAATCCAGAATCAGAGAAGTCGTTCCAAGTAAAGCATTTTTCAGTAGGAACCGTAGCAGCCTCCAAAACATTTTCAGCTTCGAGAGAATCTGCCGCCAGTACGATGCGCATATTCCTTTCGGCCATGTAGTACACGCAAAGACCACCCCAGTCGCTAATATCTGCAGTAACCAAGGTCGTATCGCCGACATCATCCTTAACGGTCATTTTGAAGCCAATGCCTGCATATGCACGTGTAGAGTTGCCCTTATCCAAAGTGACGCTTGCCGAAAGTCCGCCTTCAAACAAATCTTTATCCGTCAACCATTCGATAACGTTTTTGTAACTCGGAGCCTCTGCAGACCAGTACAACAACGAGTTACCGTTCTCTCCACGGTCATTATAGGAATACCACAATCCGCCTTTTATTCCCGACGTATCTTCCCAGGCAAAATTGCTCGGCACGCTGGAGGTTCCATTCCAAAGGCATGCTTCATCCTTCGCAGGTTCAACAGCTTCAACAGAATCCAGATTGGCAACGCCGTGCTTATAAGAGCTCACGCCTTTAATATTGAAATAGCCCTTTTGTTTAGCTTCACCAACAAACTTAAAAATAATCGACTTTGCATTTTTCGACGCTTCAATACCTGTGTTAGAATCAGAGAACGTCCGCTTGAAATCGGCCCACTTAGCACAGCGAGCAGCCACGGCTCCCTTTTCCGTCTTGTCAAAATTGACTGAAGGCATTTCGTTCGAGGATCCAGCTGATTCCTTATAGCCAATCACACCTTCCATCGAGAGTTCCGATTCGTAAGAAACGCAAATGCCGTCCCATTTTGAAATATCGACGGTCGTATCCTTTTCGGTCAGGGCAATGCCCACGCCCGCACTCGGGACCGCTTCATCACCAAGTTCCACGGTACCGCAAAGGCCGCCACAATGAGAGACCAGAGATTCAATGTTGTCCGAAGT includes:
- a CDS encoding TIGR02147 family protein, whose translation is MKPITEYQDYRCYMQDYYDERKRVSSFSWREFARSAGFTSPTYLKLVCEKKTRLSSVGAEKVGAAMRLVGYELDYFKLMVECCHAKTDDERKAIFESMLKIAKDNAVKVVDGDAYRYFETWIHPVVRELAPVMPGATPGEIARRCCLEASAGQVRESLDFMVDAGLLKKNGDAYEQVDRHLTGSPEIMSVAMRSLHHEMIHFADEALEKFSSTERNYSGLTMGISDEDYEQIVQEIDACRKRIAQIALKGRGVGRVYRLNLQLFPLTWEEGKNHA